Proteins encoded by one window of Salicibibacter halophilus:
- the atpB gene encoding F0F1 ATP synthase subunit A: MNNVHEDLTLTWTIGGFDLHFSFSVIFMTTIAALIVAIFSIVGARKLAMRPTGLQNFIEWVMDFSRYIITSNMAWEKGGKFIVLAYTLLFYIFVANMLGIPFELATETDHYVLWNSPTSDPVLTLTMAAFVIILTHIYGFRMRGAKEYFADYFRPSPILLPFKLIEEVSNFLTLGLRLFGNIFAKELVTVMIVTLAFAGTVGFVLAWIPLAPWLAFSIFLGALQAFIFAMLSMVYMAHKVESH; this comes from the coding sequence GTGAACAACGTGCATGAGGATTTAACCTTGACCTGGACGATCGGCGGGTTTGATCTGCATTTTAGCTTTTCCGTCATATTCATGACGACCATCGCCGCGCTCATCGTAGCGATTTTCAGCATTGTTGGCGCGAGAAAGCTGGCGATGCGTCCGACCGGTTTGCAAAACTTCATTGAGTGGGTCATGGATTTTTCACGCTACATCATTACATCCAACATGGCCTGGGAAAAAGGCGGGAAATTTATTGTATTGGCTTACACACTCTTGTTTTATATATTTGTAGCCAATATGCTGGGGATTCCATTTGAACTGGCCACAGAAACGGATCATTATGTGCTGTGGAATTCACCAACATCGGACCCTGTGCTTACCCTTACGATGGCTGCATTTGTGATTATTCTCACGCACATCTATGGGTTTAGGATGCGGGGAGCGAAGGAGTATTTTGCCGATTACTTTCGTCCGTCACCGATTCTTTTGCCGTTTAAGCTTATTGAGGAAGTATCAAACTTCCTGACGCTGGGATTGCGTTTGTTCGGCAATATTTTTGCAAAAGAACTTGTTACGGTTATGATCGTAACACTTGCATTTGCAGGGACAGTAGGGTTTGTACTAGCTTGGATTCCGTTAGCCCCTTGGCTGGCGTTCAGTATTTTCCTAGGTGCTTTGCAAGCGTTCATTTTTGCTATGCTTTCGATGGTTTATATGGCACACAAAGTTGAATCGCATTAA
- the atpE gene encoding F0F1 ATP synthase subunit C translates to MAQLAAGIAAGLAAIGGAIGVAIIVKAVLEGVARQPELRGSLQTLMFIGIPLAEAVPIIAIAISFMLVFGIGG, encoded by the coding sequence ATGGCTCAATTGGCAGCAGGGATTGCAGCAGGACTCGCGGCTATCGGCGGAGCTATCGGCGTCGCGATTATCGTAAAAGCAGTTTTGGAAGGAGTAGCTCGTCAACCGGAACTAAGAGGATCATTACAAACGTTAATGTTCATTGGTATTCCGCTTGCAGAAGCCGTCCCGATCATCGCCATCGCGATTTCTTTCATGTTGGTATTCGGCATCGGCGGATAA
- the atpF gene encoding F0F1 ATP synthase subunit B, giving the protein MDTMEFIADIQWGNALYQLLIFSLLLWVVSRWALKPLLGVMKKREQQVNDNLDNAEKNRVEAEEYLEQQREELKQAREETQAMIDNATKMSEQQGKEIIDNAKEEAERLKESAVADINREKEQALESVRDQVASLSVAIATKVIEKELDENEQEKLIDSYLKEVGNE; this is encoded by the coding sequence ATGGATACGATGGAGTTCATAGCGGATATTCAATGGGGCAATGCATTATACCAATTGCTTATCTTTTCATTGCTCCTTTGGGTTGTCAGCCGCTGGGCGTTAAAACCACTTCTCGGAGTTATGAAAAAACGTGAACAGCAAGTGAATGATAACTTGGATAATGCGGAAAAAAACCGTGTGGAAGCTGAAGAATATTTGGAACAGCAACGTGAGGAATTGAAACAAGCGCGTGAAGAAACGCAAGCGATGATTGATAACGCCACTAAAATGAGCGAGCAGCAAGGGAAAGAAATTATTGACAACGCAAAAGAAGAAGCTGAACGGCTAAAAGAATCAGCTGTTGCCGATATCAACCGAGAGAAAGAACAAGCGTTGGAATCCGTTCGAGATCAAGTCGCCAGCCTTTCAGTAGCGATTGCTACGAAGGTGATCGAAAAAGAATTGGATGAAAACGAACAAGAGAAGCTGATTGACAGCTATTTAAAAGAAGTTGGTAACGAATGA